Proteins found in one Panthera tigris isolate Pti1 chromosome B3, P.tigris_Pti1_mat1.1, whole genome shotgun sequence genomic segment:
- the DHRS2 gene encoding dehydrogenase/reductase SDR family member 2, mitochondrial isoform X3, which translates to MNGKITLSAEWIGFAIARRLARDGALVVVSSRKQQNVDRAVAALQGEGLSVVGTVCHVGKAEDRERLVATVVEHCGGLDFLVCSAGVNPLVGSTLGASEQVWDKILEVNVKAPALMLSQLVPHMEKRGRGAVVLVSSISAYVPRVELGPYNISKTALLSLTRTLSLELAPKGIRVNCLVPGVIKTDFSKVLHKNEVFWNNLKEDHKVQRIGQPEDCAGLVSFLCSPDASYITGENIAVAGFSSRL; encoded by the exons ATGAATGGGAAGATAACCCTGTCTGCTGAATG GATCGGCTTTGCTATCGCCAGGCGCCTGGCCCGGGACGGGGCCCTCGTGGTGGTCAGCAGCCGGAAGCAGCAGAACGTAGACCGGGCAGTGGCGGcgctgcagggggaggggctgagtgTGGTGGGCACCGTGTGCCACGTGGGGAAGGCCGAGGACCGGGAGCGACTGGTGGCCACG GTCGTGGAGCACTGTGGGGGTCTCGACTTCCTGGTGTGCAGTGCAGGTGTCAACCCGCTGGTGGGAAGCACCCTGGGGGCCAGTGAGCAAGTGTGGGACAAG ATCCTGGAAGTGAATGTGAAGGCCCCGGCCCTGATGCTGAGCCAGCTGGTGCCCCACATGGAGAAGAGGGG GAGGGGGGCAGTCGTCCTGGTCTCCTCCATTTCAGCATATGTACCACGAGTG GAGCTGGGTCCCTACAACATCAGTAAGACGGCCCTGCTGAGCCTCACCAGGACACTGTCATTGGAGCTGGCCCCCAAGGGCATCCGGGTGAACTGCCTGGTTCCAGGAGTAATCAAGACTGACTTCAGCAAAGTG CTACACAAAAATGAGGTTTTCTGGAACAACCTCAAGGAAGATCACAAAGTGCAGAG GATTGGGCAGCCTGAGGACTGTGCAGGACTTGTGTCCTTCCTGTGCTCTCCAGACGCCAGCTACATCACCGGCGAGAACATCGCGGTGGCCGGCTTCTCCTCTCGTCTCTGA
- the DHRS2 gene encoding dehydrogenase/reductase SDR family member 2, mitochondrial isoform X1 — MNGKITLSAEWAKFSRKQRQKLASMLPTVAYIHRGLFHSCAGLSVRMTSSGIGQKGILANRVAVVTGSTDGIGFAIARRLARDGALVVVSSRKQQNVDRAVAALQGEGLSVVGTVCHVGKAEDRERLVATVVEHCGGLDFLVCSAGVNPLVGSTLGASEQVWDKILEVNVKAPALMLSQLVPHMEKRGRGAVVLVSSISAYVPRVELGPYNISKTALLSLTRTLSLELAPKGIRVNCLVPGVIKTDFSKVLHKNEVFWNNLKEDHKVQRIGQPEDCAGLVSFLCSPDASYITGENIAVAGFSSRL, encoded by the exons ATGAATGGGAAGATAACCCTGTCTGCTGAATG GGCCAAGTTCAgcaggaagcagagacagaaacTGGCCTCCATGCTCCCAACAGTGGCCTACATCCACAGAGGCTTGTTCCATTCCTGTGCTGGACTCTCTGTGCGCATGACCAGCAGTGGGATAGGCCAAAAGGGCATCCTGGCCAATCGGGTGGCTGTGGTCACGGGGTCCACTGATGG GATCGGCTTTGCTATCGCCAGGCGCCTGGCCCGGGACGGGGCCCTCGTGGTGGTCAGCAGCCGGAAGCAGCAGAACGTAGACCGGGCAGTGGCGGcgctgcagggggaggggctgagtgTGGTGGGCACCGTGTGCCACGTGGGGAAGGCCGAGGACCGGGAGCGACTGGTGGCCACG GTCGTGGAGCACTGTGGGGGTCTCGACTTCCTGGTGTGCAGTGCAGGTGTCAACCCGCTGGTGGGAAGCACCCTGGGGGCCAGTGAGCAAGTGTGGGACAAG ATCCTGGAAGTGAATGTGAAGGCCCCGGCCCTGATGCTGAGCCAGCTGGTGCCCCACATGGAGAAGAGGGG GAGGGGGGCAGTCGTCCTGGTCTCCTCCATTTCAGCATATGTACCACGAGTG GAGCTGGGTCCCTACAACATCAGTAAGACGGCCCTGCTGAGCCTCACCAGGACACTGTCATTGGAGCTGGCCCCCAAGGGCATCCGGGTGAACTGCCTGGTTCCAGGAGTAATCAAGACTGACTTCAGCAAAGTG CTACACAAAAATGAGGTTTTCTGGAACAACCTCAAGGAAGATCACAAAGTGCAGAG GATTGGGCAGCCTGAGGACTGTGCAGGACTTGTGTCCTTCCTGTGCTCTCCAGACGCCAGCTACATCACCGGCGAGAACATCGCGGTGGCCGGCTTCTCCTCTCGTCTCTGA
- the DHRS2 gene encoding dehydrogenase/reductase SDR family member 2, mitochondrial isoform X4 yields MNGKITLSAEWAKFSRKQRQKLASMLPTVAYIHRGLFHSCAGLSVRMTSSGIGQKGILANRVAVVTGSTDGIGFAIARRLARDGALVVVSSRKQQNVDRAVAALQGEGLSVVGTVCHVGKAEDRERLVATVVEHCGGLDFLVCSAGVNPLVGSTLGASEQVWDKILEVNVKAPALMLSQLVPHMEKRGGT; encoded by the exons ATGAATGGGAAGATAACCCTGTCTGCTGAATG GGCCAAGTTCAgcaggaagcagagacagaaacTGGCCTCCATGCTCCCAACAGTGGCCTACATCCACAGAGGCTTGTTCCATTCCTGTGCTGGACTCTCTGTGCGCATGACCAGCAGTGGGATAGGCCAAAAGGGCATCCTGGCCAATCGGGTGGCTGTGGTCACGGGGTCCACTGATGG GATCGGCTTTGCTATCGCCAGGCGCCTGGCCCGGGACGGGGCCCTCGTGGTGGTCAGCAGCCGGAAGCAGCAGAACGTAGACCGGGCAGTGGCGGcgctgcagggggaggggctgagtgTGGTGGGCACCGTGTGCCACGTGGGGAAGGCCGAGGACCGGGAGCGACTGGTGGCCACG GTCGTGGAGCACTGTGGGGGTCTCGACTTCCTGGTGTGCAGTGCAGGTGTCAACCCGCTGGTGGGAAGCACCCTGGGGGCCAGTGAGCAAGTGTGGGACAAG ATCCTGGAAGTGAATGTGAAGGCCCCGGCCCTGATGCTGAGCCAGCTGGTGCCCCACATGGAGAAGAGGGG tggcACCTAA
- the DHRS2 gene encoding dehydrogenase/reductase SDR family member 2, mitochondrial isoform X2, giving the protein MLPTVAYIHRGLFHSCAGLSVRMTSSGIGQKGILANRVAVVTGSTDGIGFAIARRLARDGALVVVSSRKQQNVDRAVAALQGEGLSVVGTVCHVGKAEDRERLVATVVEHCGGLDFLVCSAGVNPLVGSTLGASEQVWDKILEVNVKAPALMLSQLVPHMEKRGRGAVVLVSSISAYVPRVELGPYNISKTALLSLTRTLSLELAPKGIRVNCLVPGVIKTDFSKVLHKNEVFWNNLKEDHKVQRIGQPEDCAGLVSFLCSPDASYITGENIAVAGFSSRL; this is encoded by the exons ATGCTCCCAACAGTGGCCTACATCCACAGAGGCTTGTTCCATTCCTGTGCTGGACTCTCTGTGCGCATGACCAGCAGTGGGATAGGCCAAAAGGGCATCCTGGCCAATCGGGTGGCTGTGGTCACGGGGTCCACTGATGG GATCGGCTTTGCTATCGCCAGGCGCCTGGCCCGGGACGGGGCCCTCGTGGTGGTCAGCAGCCGGAAGCAGCAGAACGTAGACCGGGCAGTGGCGGcgctgcagggggaggggctgagtgTGGTGGGCACCGTGTGCCACGTGGGGAAGGCCGAGGACCGGGAGCGACTGGTGGCCACG GTCGTGGAGCACTGTGGGGGTCTCGACTTCCTGGTGTGCAGTGCAGGTGTCAACCCGCTGGTGGGAAGCACCCTGGGGGCCAGTGAGCAAGTGTGGGACAAG ATCCTGGAAGTGAATGTGAAGGCCCCGGCCCTGATGCTGAGCCAGCTGGTGCCCCACATGGAGAAGAGGGG GAGGGGGGCAGTCGTCCTGGTCTCCTCCATTTCAGCATATGTACCACGAGTG GAGCTGGGTCCCTACAACATCAGTAAGACGGCCCTGCTGAGCCTCACCAGGACACTGTCATTGGAGCTGGCCCCCAAGGGCATCCGGGTGAACTGCCTGGTTCCAGGAGTAATCAAGACTGACTTCAGCAAAGTG CTACACAAAAATGAGGTTTTCTGGAACAACCTCAAGGAAGATCACAAAGTGCAGAG GATTGGGCAGCCTGAGGACTGTGCAGGACTTGTGTCCTTCCTGTGCTCTCCAGACGCCAGCTACATCACCGGCGAGAACATCGCGGTGGCCGGCTTCTCCTCTCGTCTCTGA